In a single window of the Cervus elaphus chromosome 1, mCerEla1.1, whole genome shotgun sequence genome:
- the LOC122703325 gene encoding olfactory receptor 1S1-like, giving the protein MHEGKQTSISKFLLLGLSSQPGQQELLFALFLAMYLVTVVGNALIVTAIGLDPYLHTPMYLFLANLSLADISSISTSVPKMLMDIQTKSPSISYESCITQMYFSIVFVVTDNFLLGVMACDRFVAICHPLNYTTIMGPRLCLWLTATPWALSNAVALTHTLLLLRSVFCDGHALPHFFCDLAPLLRLSCSDTAVNELMLFVVGSSVITLPFALILVSYACITRAVLRLSRPEGRWKAFSTCGSHLTVVFLFYGTIVGVYFFPSSSDPDNRDKIGALLFTVVTPMMNPFIYSLRNKDMKGALRRLLCGIKGSPCDALSI; this is encoded by the coding sequence ATGCATGAAGGAAAGCAAACGAGCATCTCCaaatttctcctcctgggactcTCCAGCCAACCTGGGCAGCAGGAGCTCCTCTTTGCACTTTTCCTGGCTATGTACCTGGTCACCGTGGTGGGGAACGCGCTCATCGTTACGGCCATCGGCTTGGACCCTTACCTTCACACCCCCATGTACCTCTTCCTCGCCAACCTATCCTTGGCTGACATTTCCTCCATTTCCACCTCAGTCCCCAAAATGCTGATGGATATTCAGACCAAGAGTCCATCCATCTCCTATGAGAGCTGCATCACACAGATGTATTTCTCCATTGTCTTTGTTGTCACTGACAACTTCCTCTTGGGGGTCATGGCCTGCGACCGCTttgtggccatctgccaccctctGAACTACACGACCATCATGGGACCCAGGCTCTGCCTTTGGCTGACCGCCACCCCCTGGGCCCTCAGTAATGCCGTCGCCTTAACACACACACTTCTGCTCCTCCGGTCGGTCTTCTGTGACGGCCACGCTCTCCCGCACTTCTTCTGTGACTTGGCCCCGCTGCTCAGGCTGTCCTGCTCAGACACGGCGGTCAACGAGCTCATGCTCTTCGTCGTGGGCTCATCGGTCATCACCCTGCCCTTCGCCCTCATCCTCGTCTCCTACGCCTGCATCACCAGGGCTGTCCTGAGACTCTCACGCCCCGAGGGGCGGTggaaagccttctccacctgtggctcTCACCTGACAGTCGTGTTCCTCTTCTACGGGACCATCGTAGGGGTCTACTTCTTCCCCTCGTCCTCTGACCCTGACAACAGAGACAAGATCGGGGCGCTGCTGTTCACCGTGGTGACCCCCATGatgaaccccttcatctacagcctgaggaacaaggACATGAAAGGGGCCCTGAGGAGACTCCTCTGTGGGATAAAGGGTTCTCCCTGTGATGCCCTGAGCATCTGA